AGGGGGTGGAGAGCTTCAGGGAaattcctcctcccccctctcaaTCAACCCAGCTCCTTCCTTAGACTAGGGAGAGCCTAGAGGACTGAGGGAATGGGAAGCCCGGGCCAGCTGCTCCTCTTTCCCTGGGCAATGGGAGAAGGCTTGGGGCAGTAGGGGGAGGGTGGGCTGGGGCACTGTCAGAACTTCACTTCCTGTGCCTTCCAAACTTCTAAGTCCTAAGGGAGACCCAGAGCTCAGGGCCGGAGGAAACTTGAGGGACTCTCCAGGTGCAAGAGCTGAGGAATGACAGAGGCCAGAGGGAAGGTACTGGGTTCCCAGCATTTGTCTCTGCCCTTAAGTGGAAGGTGACACTGGCCCTATTtgggggagtgagggaggaatgaCTTCATGCCCTGTAATCTGGGGTCAAGTTCTTCTAGAAACATTTGGTGGGACCatgggggagtggggtggggaaagTACAATCAGTGTGGTAGgagacatacacagacataccCCCCACAGCCAGACACACACAAACCGGGACATACATACACCCCAAACTTGAAATGCCAAGAGTGTAAACCACAAAGAACCTCAGTTTTGAGGGGACCCACAACCTGAGTGACAGTGTCACATACATACACTCGGCCTCTTAACTCCCCAGGATTCCCAATAGAAGCGCACTCTCCCACCCCTCCCGGGCCccctcccctctcacctccccttctgTCGTTCTGTCTGCTCTGCCTGGGCACTGACCGGGCGGCAGGAGGAGCCCtgtgctgggggagggggcagggggagcAGTGAGCTcagcattttattattttagttctggccaggtggggggtgggggtgggagatcGCATGTACACCCCCCCTCACACAACCTAGCCCAGCCCCCCTGGTGGCCAGCAGCAGCCATGGCAGCCCTTCCCTGTTTCACAGAAGAGACTAATGTTCTGGACACCTGAATTCTAGTCCCAGCTGGGTGATCGGCAGATATCTAGAGCCCACACGAGAGTCACGAGAAGatacagcccctgccctcaacaGGTGCACAGTCTCGTTGAAAAGACAGACATGCATGCCGCCTCCTACATGAACATTATGCTGGATCAAAATAATGGCAAGAGATCTTTCAATGGCCATGGCATAAaggtccctcctcctcccctccacagAAGGCTTATCAGACGGgagttttcctatttttattagaTTAAAAAATACAGATAGGACATGGGCAGGTCGCtcaagggaaagagggaagagaaaatcaGGGGTCTGACATGGGTATGAGGGCAAGAGACGAacagcagggggaggggagacggAGGCGAGGTCAGTGAGGTCCAGGTGACAAGGGGCAAAGGAGGGATCTCTGAGGACCAGCCGTGTTTTCATTTGATTACGATTTTCTGGCGAAGAGCTCGGGGCCCAGGCCCAGGAAGGGGCTCTGGTGGTGGTGGGCCTGGCCCCAGGGCAGAAGCAGCAGGTGGAAGTCCGTGGGCCGTAATGTACTTTTTGTAGGCCTCCCGGATGATCTTGAAGGCTCTAGCTGTGGCGTAGGGAATATCTGTGACAGGATCTCGGTACAGTGCTGGACGGTGCGTCACAGGACAGACTTCACGCACGGGGATTTTGGGGGGTTTCCCCCTGGGAAAACACTCCTCAAATGTTGCGTCATCACTGAAGGTGATGAAAGTACGTGAGCACCGGGCAGGGGGGATAAGCGGCCCTGTTCCAGAGTGAGGAGCCACTGTGGAGACCAGAGTGGGTGGCTCAAGCCTGAGGGATGGAAGAGACAAAAAGTCTATGCAtaagaggaggaagcagaaaggCTTGTTGGTTGAACTGGGGGATGGACAAAATGACAGGGAAAAAGTGAGCCAGGACAAAGGGAACTCCcttgggggcagctaagtggtataatGAGTAGAGCACCTACCCTGGAGaaaggaggacatgagttcaaatccgaccttagaaataacacttactagttgtatgaccctgggcaagtcacttaacccaaactgccttgcctcccccccaaaagaaagaaaCTCCATTGGCCTGAGGAGGGgaatagagaagagagaggaaggaagctgAGCAGTGATGCTGCAGGGGCAGGGAATCTTCAGAACCTCTCCCACTCACCCCTCCACATCCACGTTCTCCTCCTTGGGTCCCGGCTCAGTCAGCAGGGGCACTGTCATGGAGTGGTAGGTGATCACTGGCCCTGGGCATTTGCGCTTCTTATGAACCTGCTTCTTCTTGTCTGCTTCTAGTCGCTCGTAGTTCTCTGGGGGGTAGAGGAGAGTCAGGCCCTTCTGCTCCATGGACACTATCAGTCCCTCCCCCAGGCCATGCTTTTCACCTCCTAAGGTTTCACTTAgggtctccctccctccccaccttgccAGCCCCCAGTGCTGCACCTTTGTCTGTCCAGAGCCTTTTCTTGGCCCCACAGCCCCCACTTCACACCTCCCACAATGCCTGGGCTCCCTGTGTGCCATTGCCTCTCCCTGATATGTCCCTTACATCAAACCACCAGCCCCCTATACTTTCCCTCTGCTTTCCTAGCTCCTGTCTCCCATTCTCCACCTCTAATCTCCCCAGCCCCCTGGCTGACCAAGGGAACGCAAGTTGAGCTCCTCTGTGATCTTCGCTTCCCTGAGGAGCTCCTCTTGTGTCAGTGGTCGCTCACAGTGTGGACCCTTTCGGCGCCGTGACTGGCCCTGCCGCTCCTGAACCCGGAGGAATGTCTGTCGAGTGTGCTCAGCTGTCGACTGGCGCATGGACTTTCgacctagagagattaagtgagaaagagagaaatcttGTACCTCAGGaccacctcctccaagaagcccaCGCAGACTGACATACTCTTAGCTCCTTCCCCCAAAACAACAAATCCCCAACAAcaccttttctctttcattcgcCTGTTAAACCCTGGTTCTACTACTTCCTACCTAGgaggccttgggcaaatcactagaCTTggagagactcagtttcctcatctgcaaaatgaaggagccACACGAGATGGTCTTGGGCTCCTTTCTGCTCTGAGTCCTATGATCCTTATACCCTGGATTAGACATGACATTAGAGAAGACTGGCAGGACAGATTACCCCAACATGGTCTTGTTTTCCTAACTCTGTTGTGATGCAGCTATATCAAATAAGGGCACCTTCTTTGAGCACAAGGAAATGTTCCCAGGAGCATGTCAACAGCCTGAATTAAACACTGGCTGTATGTAGTCCCCAGAGTAAGAGGTAGCTGGAAGGCCTTTATCTATGGACTAATCTCATGAGTTAAGCAGTGGGCTCCCCAAAGGAAGGAACGAGTCTCTTCTTCACTCCATACCTCAGAGAGAGTGGCTTTATTCTGTACTCATGAGGAGGGCTCCTACCTGGGAGCATCTAGTA
The DNA window shown above is from Notamacropus eugenii isolate mMacEug1 chromosome 2, mMacEug1.pri_v2, whole genome shotgun sequence and carries:
- the VPS72 gene encoding vacuolar protein sorting-associated protein 72 homolog, with product MSLAGGRAPRKTAGNRLSGLLEAEEEDEFYQTTYGGFTEESGDDEYQGDQSDTEDEVDSDFDIDEGDEPASDGDGDEPRRKRRVVTKAYKEPIKSLRPRKVSTPAGSSQKAREEKTLLPLELQDDGVDSRKSMRQSTAEHTRQTFLRVQERQGQSRRRKGPHCERPLTQEELLREAKITEELNLRSLENYERLEADKKKQVHKKRKCPGPVITYHSMTVPLLTEPGPKEENVDVEGLEPPTLVSTVAPHSGTGPLIPPARCSRTFITFSDDATFEECFPRGKPPKIPVREVCPVTHRPALYRDPVTDIPYATARAFKIIREAYKKYITAHGLPPAASALGPGPPPPEPLPGPGPRALRQKIVIK